A region of Pantanalinema sp. DNA encodes the following proteins:
- a CDS encoding MBL fold metallo-hydrolase, with amino-acid sequence MQLGKIRLRWLSDGAYKLDGGAMFGVVPKTLWTKRYPCDERNYIRLALNTLLIETPDATILVDTGYGTKLTPKQHDIFQLEQPPTLRESLEAAGVSPEKVDYVLYSHLHHDHAAGGTYRDETGTLRPTFPNAKHVMQRAEWEEALSPNIRSAHAYWPENWEPMQVLGLIDPADGEREIVPGVRVIPTGGHTKGHQAILIQSEGQTALHLGDLLPTHAHLNPLWVMAYDDYPMDSIAAKAHWIERAKAEGWWLTFYHDPSILAGRWDEAGNLIERLDAPEAMVQA; translated from the coding sequence ATGCAACTCGGCAAGATTCGGCTCCGGTGGCTCAGCGACGGCGCGTACAAGCTCGACGGCGGCGCCATGTTCGGGGTCGTCCCAAAGACCCTCTGGACCAAGCGCTACCCCTGCGACGAGCGTAACTACATCCGCCTCGCGCTCAACACCCTGCTGATCGAGACCCCCGACGCCACTATCCTGGTGGACACCGGCTACGGCACCAAGCTCACCCCCAAGCAGCACGACATCTTCCAGCTCGAGCAGCCCCCCACCCTGCGCGAGAGCCTCGAAGCGGCGGGAGTCTCTCCCGAGAAGGTGGATTACGTCCTCTACTCGCACCTGCATCACGACCACGCAGCGGGCGGCACCTACCGGGACGAGACGGGCACGCTGCGCCCCACCTTCCCGAACGCCAAGCACGTCATGCAGCGCGCCGAGTGGGAGGAGGCCCTCTCCCCCAACATCCGCTCGGCTCATGCCTACTGGCCGGAGAACTGGGAGCCCATGCAGGTACTCGGGCTCATCGACCCGGCGGACGGCGAGCGCGAGATCGTGCCGGGGGTGAGGGTGATCCCCACGGGCGGCCACACCAAGGGCCACCAGGCCATCCTGATCCAGTCCGAGGGGCAGACCGCCCTCCACCTGGGAGACCTCCTGCCCACCCACGCCCACCTCAACCCCCTGTGGGTGATGGCCTACGACGACTACCCCATGGACTCGATCGCCGCCAAGGCCCACTGGATCGAACGCGCCAAGGCCGAGGGCTGGTGGCTGACCTTCTACCACGACCCCTCGATCCTCGCCGGACGCTGGGACGAGGCGGGCAACCTCATCGAGCGCCTGGATGCTCCAGAAGCGATGGTGCAGGCATGA
- the eda gene encoding bifunctional 4-hydroxy-2-oxoglutarate aldolase/2-dehydro-3-deoxy-phosphogluconate aldolase has protein sequence MRQRLLASIERTRLFGVIRAHDAEEAAWAASAAQAGGLELVEITMTTPGALSAIRNVAARGGLVGAGTVLDAETARAALDAGASFVVSPHTDAGIVAACREAGAWVAQGAATPTEMLGAHQLGADCVKVFPAEALGGPRFLKLVRDPLPFLPLMPTGGVDATNLAAYLSAGAVAAGVATCLFDRAAVARRDAGEIARRAAELLAIARPDCLETIKRA, from the coding sequence GTGCGCCAGCGCCTCCTCGCCTCGATCGAACGAACCCGGCTCTTCGGGGTCATCCGCGCCCATGACGCCGAGGAAGCCGCCTGGGCCGCCTCGGCGGCCCAGGCGGGCGGCCTGGAGCTCGTCGAGATCACCATGACCACCCCCGGCGCCCTCTCGGCCATCCGGAACGTCGCCGCGCGCGGCGGCCTGGTGGGAGCGGGCACCGTCCTGGACGCCGAGACGGCGCGCGCGGCCCTCGACGCGGGGGCTTCGTTCGTGGTCTCGCCCCACACCGACGCAGGCATCGTGGCGGCGTGTCGCGAGGCCGGGGCCTGGGTGGCCCAGGGGGCGGCGACCCCCACCGAGATGCTCGGCGCCCACCAACTGGGGGCCGACTGCGTCAAGGTCTTTCCCGCCGAGGCGCTGGGCGGGCCTCGCTTCCTCAAGCTGGTGCGGGATCCCCTTCCCTTCTTGCCCCTGATGCCGACCGGCGGCGTGGACGCGACCAACCTCGCCGCCTACCTCTCGGCGGGCGCCGTCGCCGCCGGCGTGGCCACCTGCCTCTTCGACCGCGCGGCCGTCGCGCGCCGGGACGCGGGCGAGATCGCGCGCCGGGCGGCCGAGCTGCTGGCGATCGCGCGACCGGATTGTTTGGAAACGATTAAGCGCGCTTGA
- a CDS encoding DUF4932 domain-containing protein codes for MKSRRWAIATMAAMLTCSTLPARAQEALPLSTPSAQPGAEAPGSELQALEVRVDPRLELVTTLVALGAWGKENAEIAGSAHALDTQQAFARHAAHPAVEAISAFLRADAGGLRPLMRLALTLDSTLAQATPVPAELALSLGGSEAALTLSAHLRQFAADSGFLAFFAARRPTYAKLEARVAQAVAKADPKARVEGFYGVAYPRFTLVIAPLAPRDASGEALLAEMTPDGPLVVLRPDGVTKDKLADFKEEAPGFGRGLAHAFGHAVLPGLLAEHAEDLALSSALMAPVAEDMKASGCAGWPEAVAEHLLRAVDARFQQADGEVKPAQLALRTNERTGFAYVRELFTQLANYEANRAAYPGLSAFLPRITAKLAYLKDMGAADDVAKRYRSFQGPIPRANDRRFLPVTVLVAPGPSDAKVRAATQASLQETKAFFRKRFGQEVAIVTPEQAATLDPSKVAFVVFGTPWSNPFLAALLKYIPLKVTKDTIQLGDKQFVGKNLRLVTAFSNPYNPALPMRIVTSSEDGGIPGLFALPTGPFDYTLSHGDALMAQGDFVYDLKGKWNLR; via the coding sequence ATGAAGTCCCGGCGCTGGGCGATCGCCACGATGGCCGCCATGCTCACTTGTTCCACCCTCCCCGCTCGCGCGCAGGAAGCCCTGCCCTTGTCGACTCCCTCGGCGCAGCCCGGGGCCGAGGCGCCGGGAAGCGAGCTGCAGGCACTCGAGGTCCGGGTCGATCCTCGCCTCGAGCTCGTCACCACCCTCGTGGCGCTCGGCGCCTGGGGCAAGGAGAACGCCGAGATCGCAGGCTCGGCCCACGCGCTCGATACGCAGCAGGCCTTCGCCCGTCACGCCGCTCACCCGGCGGTTGAGGCGATCAGCGCCTTTCTCCGGGCCGACGCGGGGGGGCTGCGCCCCCTCATGCGCCTGGCGCTGACCCTCGATTCCACCCTCGCCCAGGCGACCCCCGTCCCGGCCGAGCTGGCCCTCTCGCTCGGCGGCAGCGAGGCCGCGCTCACCCTGAGCGCCCACCTGCGCCAGTTCGCGGCCGACAGCGGCTTTCTGGCCTTTTTCGCCGCGCGCCGCCCCACCTACGCCAAGCTGGAGGCGCGCGTCGCCCAGGCCGTCGCCAAGGCCGATCCCAAGGCCCGGGTCGAGGGCTTCTACGGCGTCGCCTATCCCCGCTTCACGCTGGTGATCGCCCCTCTGGCCCCGCGCGACGCCTCGGGCGAGGCGCTCTTGGCCGAGATGACCCCGGACGGGCCGCTCGTCGTCCTGCGCCCCGACGGGGTGACCAAGGACAAGCTCGCCGACTTCAAGGAGGAGGCCCCGGGCTTCGGCCGCGGCCTCGCGCACGCCTTCGGGCACGCCGTCCTGCCCGGCCTCCTCGCCGAGCACGCCGAGGATCTCGCCTTGAGCTCCGCGCTCATGGCGCCCGTGGCCGAGGACATGAAGGCTTCCGGGTGCGCCGGCTGGCCCGAGGCGGTGGCCGAGCACCTGCTGCGCGCGGTGGACGCCCGGTTCCAGCAGGCGGACGGCGAGGTGAAGCCGGCCCAGCTCGCCCTGCGGACCAACGAGCGCACGGGCTTCGCCTACGTGCGCGAGCTGTTCACCCAGCTGGCCAACTACGAGGCCAACCGCGCGGCCTATCCCGGCCTCTCGGCCTTCCTCCCCCGGATCACCGCCAAGCTCGCCTACCTCAAGGACATGGGGGCCGCCGACGACGTGGCCAAGCGCTATCGCTCGTTCCAGGGCCCGATCCCCCGCGCCAACGACCGTCGCTTCTTGCCTGTCACGGTGCTGGTGGCCCCCGGCCCCTCCGACGCCAAGGTGCGCGCGGCCACCCAGGCCTCGCTCCAGGAGACCAAGGCCTTCTTCCGCAAGCGCTTCGGCCAGGAGGTGGCGATCGTCACCCCCGAGCAGGCCGCGACCCTGGACCCCTCGAAGGTCGCGTTCGTGGTCTTCGGGACCCCCTGGTCCAACCCCTTCCTGGCGGCACTGCTCAAGTACATCCCCCTCAAGGTCACCAAGGACACCATCCAGCTCGGCGACAAGCAGTTCGTGGGCAAGAACCTGCGCCTGGTCACGGCCTTCTCGAACCCCTACAATCCCGCCTTGCCCATGCGGATCGTCACCAGCAGCGAGGACGGGGGGATCCCGGGCCTCTTCGCCCTGCCCACGGGGCCCTTCGACTACACCCTCTCCCACGGGGACGCCCTCATGGCCCAGGGGGACTTCGTCTACGATCTCAAGGGGAAGTGGAACCTCCGCTAG